One genomic window of Acidobacteriota bacterium includes the following:
- a CDS encoding TIGR02594 family protein encodes MTGLSAAYAWLAREGAPRMLVEGLATFGTLEGPGAEDNPVIMGWAREVGVPAIADAFTSDAVPWCGLWAAVIAHRAGKPVNANALWARSWLRWGFKVAGDPKLGDVLIFRRGETSGHVALYVGEDAKHFHVLGGNQGDAVSIIRIEKDRLLGARNHYAKAQPTNCRRVFLKASGAISHNEA; translated from the coding sequence ATGACCGGCCTTTCCGCCGCCTATGCTTGGCTCGCCCGGGAGGGCGCGCCGCGCATGCTGGTCGAGGGGCTGGCCACGTTCGGCACGCTCGAAGGTCCGGGTGCGGAAGATAACCCCGTCATCATGGGCTGGGCGCGCGAGGTCGGCGTTCCGGCCATCGCGGACGCCTTCACCTCTGACGCGGTGCCGTGGTGCGGACTCTGGGCTGCGGTCATCGCGCACCGCGCGGGCAAGCCAGTGAACGCGAACGCGCTCTGGGCCCGCAGCTGGCTGCGCTGGGGATTCAAGGTCGCGGGCGATCCGAAGCTAGGCGACGTCCTGATCTTCCGGCGCGGCGAGACCTCGGGGCACGTCGCGCTCTACGTCGGCGAGGATGCCAAGCACTTCCACGTCCTCGGCGGCAATCAAGGCGACGCCGTCTCGATCATCCGCATTGAGAAGGATCGCCTGCTCGGCGCCCGCAATCACTACGCCAAAGCCCAGCCCACCAACTGCCGGCGCGTCTTCCTGAAGGCGTCCGGCGCAATCTCCCACAACGAAGCCTGA
- a CDS encoding excalibur calcium-binding domain-containing protein — protein sequence MTKSKTVILTGLTLIWASPVFAHGGGLNAQGCHTNRKTGDYHCHRSVSPPPPPPSRTDFDRTPPQTNVAAEEVTAPFANCTAARAAGAAPVYLGQPGYGSHLDRDGDGIGCE from the coding sequence ATGACGAAATCCAAGACTGTCATATTGACCGGCTTGACGCTGATTTGGGCCAGCCCCGTCTTCGCTCACGGCGGCGGGCTGAATGCGCAAGGCTGCCACACAAACCGGAAGACTGGCGATTATCACTGCCACCGGTCGGTTTCGCCGCCGCCTCCCCCGCCGTCTCGCACGGATTTCGACAGGACACCGCCGCAGACGAACGTTGCCGCTGAAGAGGTGACAGCGCCATTTGCGAACTGTACGGCCGCTCGCGCCGCCGGCGCAGCACCCGTCTATTTGGGGCAACCGGGATATGGCTCGCATCTCGACAGGGATGGCGACGGGATCGGTTGCGAGTAA